The Anaplasma platys genome segment GTCATAAGTCTGATTAATCAGAAATTAACTAATCATCTTATAAGATACAGTCAACATAGGTTGCACACTGTATGTTGAGCTCCCTTACAGAGGGCGCTAATCGCTAGAAGCGGCTGCGGAATCATGAAACTACGTAGAATGTTCAGCTCATCAAATGTGCAGTGGACTGTTCGCATTAGAGGTGAAGATGGCGAAGTTATTGAATTCTTTTTTAAAAACGATAGGTATCTGTTTGTTGCTACTGGTATCCAGTAATGTTGCTGAAGCAAAGGCCGACGACAAAGATGTTACCAAACAGGTGATATGTAATGTAGTTGGTTTTGTTCAAAAATTGGGATTGCCTATAATGACGGGGGTCATTCTTGGGTCGAGTGTAATGGCTATTTTTGGTCGTTTGGCGTGGCCAGCGATAGCGATGCTGGTTGTATTTACTGCAATTTTCTTTGGCGCAAGTAAGCTAATAGAAAAATTTGCCAGCGGTATCGCCGGCCTAGATGCCGATGACTTTGAGTGTAAAGCCGCTGACAGCGGTAGTGTTCAGGGCTCCTCAGGTGCTTCTTCTAGATCCACCAGGCGCCGTTCTTAACATTCGGTTTTAAGGCTATACCGCGAGTTGCTAGCGCGTACAACATTTTGCCATCAAGTACTTACACTAACATACTTACATGGTGCGCTGTGGCGTCGGAATATCATCGCATCTCGGTGCACCATACTTGAAGCTTTTACGTGTCGCTCTTCTAGCTCTGATATTAAAGAAAGATCCTGTAATGAATGCCAACTTACAGCGTACTGTAGCTCCTCATTGTACCACACCGTTGATAAGCAAAAATTAGATTAAAAATTTAGTGAATATATTCTATAGATGCGCATAAAGTATTGCTATATAAGGTAAAGTAAATAAATTCTTAAACAAGGTGAATGAAATGTTTACGAATGTGTTACGTACCTTTGCTACCTGCATATACGGTTTTGTGCTGTTTATGACGACACCACTTACGGTGCATGCTGTAGACTTTTCCGGTGCTGCATCAGAGAGTGAAGTTGCGCCAAAGGTGATATGCAATGTGGTAGTTTTTGTGCAGAAATTGGGATTACCTATAATGACAGGGGTGATATTGGGTTCCAGTATTATGGCAGTCTTTGGAAGATTGGCGTGGCCTGCTATAGTGATGTTGGTAGTGTTTACAGCTATATTCTTTGGCGCCGGGAAGCTAGTGGCCAAATTTGCTAGTGGTATTGCAGAACTGGGGGCCGATGATTTTGATTGTCGCGTATTGGCGGGAAAAAACATCTAGGAAGTCTGCTAATTTTGATTGATATGAAAAATCCTCCGTTATTAGGAATCGGGTGTGTTTCAAAGATTCACGGAATGTTAAGTGTAAGAATGTACTAGTACTTCCTGTGCGGGGATGTGTGCGGTTTTCTAGGAGGCTAGTCAGTGTCGTTAGTTGGTGATGTTATTTCGCGGTTTCGCACCAAGAGGAGTGCTGATGATGCTTCCGATCGTGACGAGAATAATGATACATTGCAAGCAAACTCTTCGTACGCAGAGTACGTTGCTCCTGCATGTCATTACAATGAAGATACCCTGCTAAATAAGGGCGGTGAGCTTGTGCAGGTGATCGAGATAGAGAAATACGCACCCGGCACCGGGGGAGTGGCATTGCAAGATGCCATAAGAGAAAGTATATCGCGTGTTGGCGATCCGGATATTGCTTTCTGGATTTATACGGTGCGGCGGCGGCAGAAATTTAATTTAGAATGGAAAAAAACAGGTGACTTCTCTGATACTTTGCACGAGCGGTATATGTCTCATGTTGAGTCGAAGTATGATACTTATGCCAACAAGATATATGTTGCGGTTGTGTCTAAACACCTTGCGGAAGGAGTTAACAGTATAGTTGGCGCGCTACTGTTCCGAAATGTTATCAAGAGACATAAAAGTTATCTCTCCTCAAAGGCTGCGTATTTATCTCAAGTGACAGAAGATGTAATCTCCCACATAGGTGGAGCAACTGCGAGAAGGCTGGGCCTTATACGTTGCAAAGACAGCCGATGGAGATCAGAGCTTCTGGAGTTTTTGAGTTATTTGGTGACTTTTAACAACAGAGAGTGCTACCTGGAAACGTGCGATAATGAGCATACTATTTCTTCAGGGTGTGATCTGCAGTTTGGTTTTAACACACTTAAGATTTCAAATGGGGCGCAAGTCAAATACGGCGCCATTTTGGGAATTAAGACCTTCCTTTCGGACCCCTTCAGTGTGGTTGATACCTGCTTGCAGCAAGAATGTGAATTTATAATAACCGAAATAGTGCGGTTCATTGAAGGTAAGCAGGTCAAGGAGTCTTACTGTAGACAAGCAGAAATGCTTGATATAAGTGGTGATGGCGATCTAAGCAAAATGGGAGATCTTCACAATGTCATGGAACTTGAAGATGGCGCGTACGGAGAATGTTGTGAAAAATTAGTGAATTGTGTGGTTGTGGCTGATGATCAGTGTTCGCTCAAACGTGGCGTAATGAGGATGGTAGAAGCATTCTCGGTTGTCGGGGCGATTGTTGTAAGGTCTGATATAGCCATGGAGGATAACTTCTGGTCTATGCTGCCTGGAAATTTTCGATATGCTCTAGGTATGAAACCCGCATTAATCAAGTGGACATGCATGCTTGTGGCGCTACAGGAATTCCAGACTACATCTTTGAAAGATAGGGGGTGGATGGGAGCAAGCGCGATGTTTTTCTCCACTCGTGGCTTACCGCACTTCTTTAGTTTTTCTGCGGTGAAAGGTCACACTGTTTGTTTAGGGCCACCGGAATCTGCAATGACCATGTTATTGAATTTTTTGCTTTCCGAGTCGCGTAGGCTGGGCGTCAAGTCAGTTGTTTTCGATTACAGTGGAAAGTCAGTAATCTATGCCAACGCAATAGGTGGGCAATATCATAGGGTCGATGATAGACCTGAGCGGGTGAGTTCATCGTTTAACCCCTTCAACGTAAAAGACAGCGAAAGAAATCGCAAGGTTGCGGCGGAAGTTTTATACCGCATGATCAGCCCGGGAACGGAGCCCGACGATGTGCTTAAGCAGTCTGTGGACGAGGCGGTGGGTAGAATTTTTGCCATTCACCAGAAAAAGCGCACGCTTGACAAGATTAGTGAGTGTGTCCGTGATCTAGGGGGACGCATAGCACATTGGATTAGTGGTGGAAAGTTTTCCCATCTCATTTGCAATGAAACAGACATTAAGTGGGATGCTGAATTTTTGGCAATAAACGCTGGCATGCTTGTGGGTAAGTTGGAATGTTTGAGTAGCCTACTGTATTACTTGCTGAGCGCAATGGAAGAGAACTTAGACGGGTCTCCAGTGATCTTGGTTATGTATGAGTCCTGGATTCTTGACGTAGTTTTTTACACTGAAGAGGGGTTTGACGCTTGGGTTGAGCGCATGAGTAGCCTCAATGTGATAATAGTTTTTGCTGGGGAAGATATAAGGGCAATATCATCCAGTAAGGTGATAAGGTATGTGGGCAAACATACGGGCACTAGGATATTTATGCCGAATTTTATGGTAAGCAGTAAGCAGCACGGTCGGATGTTTGGCCTCTCCCAAGGCGAGATTGATACAATGTTGCAAATTTCGCAAAGTGAAGGCCATTTCTTCTTAAAACAGGGCGAGTCAAGCGTTGTTTTGTCGCTACAGTTGCCAGAACAAGTAAGCAGAGTCCTATCCGCGAACAGAGCGACAATAAAGATCATGTACGAAGCGCAAGCTGAAAAGGGTAGTGACTGGCTGGAAGCCTTCCATGAGAAATGTGACACTACTCTGTGAAAGTGTGGCAGCGTCCTATGACCTAGTTAGAATCGAATCCATAGAGTTCCTGGTCTTGGATGCGCAAGGTTTCTACAAGCACGTACAAAAAACACTTTCAGTAATCCCACATCCTCCCATGAAATTATCCTCCTGCGGAAACTGCAAATAGATTAATCCCGACCTCCACGTTTG includes the following:
- a CDS encoding TrbC/VirB2 family protein — translated: MAKLLNSFLKTIGICLLLLVSSNVAEAKADDKDVTKQVICNVVGFVQKLGLPIMTGVILGSSVMAIFGRLAWPAIAMLVVFTAIFFGASKLIEKFASGIAGLDADDFECKAADSGSVQGSSGASSRSTRRRS
- a CDS encoding TrbC/VirB2 family protein: MTTPLTVHAVDFSGAASESEVAPKVICNVVVFVQKLGLPIMTGVILGSSIMAVFGRLAWPAIVMLVVFTAIFFGAGKLVAKFASGIAELGADDFDCRVLAGKNI